One segment of Microbacterium arborescens DNA contains the following:
- a CDS encoding acyltransferase family protein, which yields MFDHAGPSGEGSVQDADRWGYRADIDGLRAVAILLVVTYHVWLGRVSGGVDVFLMLSAFFLTRTFLHRIHTGAPPHIARRLVGTFRRLLPAAAVTLLFVLLLARVLYPATMWRSLWEQTWASLLYVQNWVLAADAVDYYNRGEAPSPLQHFWSLSVQGQAFVLWAVLFALCLLVIRRFRRSPDAVVAVVFGAVFVLSLAYSIVRTDAAQQLAYFDTGARLWEFAAGSLLVVALPHLRPGPRLSAVLGWTGIAGLLSCGVLLDVEGGFPGYLALWPVVCAAMIVVSGTGDAGRGPARFLASRPLRLAGRDAYGLYLVHWPILVTWLVVRERTEVGVAGGVAIVAASLVCARLLTFAVDHPVRQWRRSERSVMPSVAVVAVAALVVVVPVGTWQGVTAYREQRIAEQQLTANPGAHVLFDDEVSEPDPELPMIPLATAIEDEWVQLELECSGARAITDDILHGSCSEMPGTQRAIELIAVIGDSHAQQMTAALVPIAEQRGWGVITLVRGGCAMGLDDPGFDPDFCPQWREAAIRHVEAIKPSAVMTIVTAADAGDEDERLRPGIERFIDRMDAADIPIIAVRDNPRFGYNMFGCVIESDDPEGCSVPRSGSLAAANPARILQRESITHVDLTEWICPDDVCPAVVGNVAVYRDDNHLSSSYARTLAPVLERQLAPLR from the coding sequence ATGTTCGATCACGCGGGACCCAGCGGGGAAGGCAGCGTTCAGGACGCGGATCGCTGGGGATACCGCGCCGACATCGACGGCCTCCGTGCCGTCGCCATCCTGCTGGTTGTGACCTACCACGTGTGGCTCGGGCGCGTTTCGGGCGGGGTCGACGTATTCCTGATGCTGTCTGCCTTCTTCCTCACGCGGACGTTCCTGCACCGCATCCATACCGGCGCACCGCCGCACATAGCGCGCCGGCTCGTCGGGACGTTCCGGCGGCTCCTTCCCGCTGCTGCCGTGACACTCCTGTTCGTCCTTCTGCTGGCACGCGTGCTCTATCCCGCCACGATGTGGCGGTCGCTTTGGGAGCAGACGTGGGCGTCCCTGCTCTACGTCCAGAACTGGGTCCTGGCCGCAGACGCGGTGGACTACTACAACCGCGGCGAGGCGCCCAGCCCGCTCCAGCACTTCTGGTCGCTCTCCGTGCAGGGTCAGGCATTCGTGCTCTGGGCGGTGCTCTTCGCGCTCTGCCTCCTGGTCATACGGCGCTTCCGGCGGTCTCCGGACGCCGTCGTTGCGGTGGTATTCGGGGCGGTCTTTGTGCTGTCGCTGGCGTACTCGATCGTGCGGACGGATGCCGCTCAGCAGCTCGCCTACTTCGACACAGGTGCCCGGCTGTGGGAGTTCGCCGCCGGGTCGCTGCTGGTCGTCGCGCTCCCGCACCTGCGGCCCGGGCCCAGGCTGAGCGCCGTGCTCGGCTGGACCGGCATCGCCGGGCTCCTCAGCTGCGGCGTGCTGCTCGACGTCGAGGGCGGGTTCCCCGGGTACCTCGCCCTGTGGCCGGTCGTCTGCGCCGCGATGATCGTCGTGTCGGGAACCGGCGACGCGGGGCGTGGGCCGGCCCGATTCCTCGCATCGCGCCCGCTTCGACTCGCCGGCCGCGACGCCTACGGCCTCTATCTCGTGCACTGGCCGATCCTGGTCACGTGGCTCGTCGTGCGCGAGCGAACTGAGGTCGGAGTGGCGGGTGGGGTGGCGATCGTCGCCGCCTCCCTGGTGTGCGCGAGGCTGCTGACCTTCGCCGTAGACCACCCCGTGCGGCAGTGGCGACGCTCGGAACGCAGCGTCATGCCCTCGGTCGCGGTCGTCGCCGTCGCCGCTCTGGTCGTCGTGGTTCCCGTCGGGACATGGCAGGGGGTGACCGCGTACCGCGAGCAACGGATCGCCGAGCAGCAGCTGACTGCGAATCCCGGGGCGCACGTGCTCTTCGACGACGAGGTCTCCGAACCTGACCCGGAGCTGCCAATGATCCCGCTTGCGACTGCGATCGAAGACGAATGGGTGCAGCTCGAACTCGAGTGCAGCGGCGCGCGCGCCATCACCGACGACATCCTGCACGGCTCGTGCTCCGAGATGCCGGGCACGCAGCGCGCAATCGAGCTGATTGCGGTGATCGGCGACTCCCACGCGCAGCAGATGACGGCGGCTCTCGTGCCGATCGCGGAGCAGCGCGGCTGGGGTGTCATCACGCTCGTGCGCGGCGGCTGTGCCATGGGCCTCGACGACCCCGGCTTCGATCCCGACTTCTGCCCGCAGTGGCGCGAGGCGGCGATCCGCCATGTGGAGGCGATCAAGCCGTCGGCGGTCATGACCATCGTCACCGCCGCTGACGCCGGCGATGAGGACGAGCGCCTCCGGCCGGGAATCGAACGGTTCATCGACCGCATGGACGCCGCCGACATCCCGATCATCGCGGTACGAGACAACCCGCGGTTCGGCTACAACATGTTCGGTTGCGTCATCGAATCCGACGACCCGGAGGGCTGCTCCGTGCCCCGTAGCGGCTCGCTAGCGGCCGCCAACCCGGCGCGCATCCTCCAGCGCGAGAGCATCACGCACGTCGATCTGACCGAGTGGATCTGTCCGGATGACGTCTGCCCAGCCGTCGTCGGCAACGTCGCCGTGTATCGGGATGACAACCACCTCTCCAGTTCCTACGCGCGGACCCTCGCGCCGGTGCTGGAACGGCAGCTCGCACCTCTGCGGTGA
- the glf gene encoding UDP-galactopyranose mutase, translating into MDLLIVGSGFFGLTIAERAAASGRKVTVIDRRHHIGGNAYTENEPTTGIEVHKYGAHLFHTSNATVWEYVNRFTQFTNYVHRVYTTHKGVVYPLPINLGTINQFFRAAYTPGEARDLIQELAGEFDPKGASNLEERAIGLIGRPLYEAFIRDYTAKQWQTDPKELPAEIISRLPVRYTYDNRYFNDTWEGLPVDGYTAWLERMADHPNIEVKLNTDFFDESQPLNKRATVGQVPIVYTGPVDRYFDYTEGELSWRTLDFEQDVLDIPDFQGTSVMNYADADAPYTRIHEFKHFHPERADRYPTDKTVIVREYSRFATRADEPYYPVNTADDRAGLLAYRDLAKGEQEVHFGGRLGTYQYLDMHMAIGSALSMWNNHLA; encoded by the coding sequence ATGGACCTCCTCATCGTCGGCTCCGGCTTCTTCGGCCTCACCATCGCCGAGCGTGCCGCAGCATCCGGCCGCAAGGTGACCGTCATCGACCGCCGCCACCACATCGGCGGCAACGCCTACACCGAGAACGAGCCGACCACCGGTATCGAGGTCCACAAGTACGGGGCCCACCTGTTCCACACCTCGAATGCGACGGTGTGGGAGTACGTCAACCGCTTCACGCAGTTCACGAACTACGTCCACCGCGTCTACACGACCCACAAGGGCGTCGTGTACCCGCTTCCGATCAACCTCGGCACGATCAACCAGTTCTTCCGGGCCGCCTACACTCCCGGTGAGGCGCGGGACCTCATCCAGGAGCTCGCCGGCGAGTTCGACCCGAAGGGGGCGAGCAACCTCGAGGAGCGCGCCATCGGGCTCATCGGCCGTCCGTTGTACGAGGCGTTCATCCGCGACTACACCGCGAAGCAGTGGCAGACCGATCCGAAAGAGCTTCCGGCCGAGATCATCTCGCGCCTGCCGGTCCGCTACACCTACGACAACCGCTACTTCAACGACACCTGGGAAGGCCTCCCGGTCGACGGCTACACCGCGTGGCTCGAGCGCATGGCCGACCACCCGAACATCGAGGTGAAGCTGAACACGGACTTCTTCGACGAGTCGCAGCCCCTGAACAAGAGGGCGACCGTCGGGCAGGTGCCGATCGTCTACACCGGCCCGGTGGACCGTTACTTCGACTACACGGAGGGCGAGCTGTCGTGGCGCACGCTCGACTTCGAGCAGGACGTCCTCGACATCCCCGATTTCCAGGGCACGAGCGTCATGAACTACGCCGACGCCGACGCCCCGTACACGCGGATCCACGAGTTCAAGCACTTCCACCCGGAGCGCGCCGATCGGTACCCGACAGACAAGACCGTGATCGTGCGGGAGTACTCGCGCTTCGCGACCCGCGCCGACGAGCCGTACTACCCCGTGAACACCGCCGATGACCGTGCGGGCCTGCTGGCATACCGCGACCTCGCCAAGGGTGAGCAGGAGGTGCACTTCGGCGGACGCCTGGGCACCTACCAGTACCTCGACATGCACATGGCCATCGGCTCTGCGCTGTCGATGTGGAACAACCACCTCGCATGA
- a CDS encoding UDP-N-acetylglucosamine 2-epimerase codes for MIIFIYGTTAEAIKIAPVMRRLAARGAAFEQWVTQQHTEALRRAIPELGLPEPDRVIANGWRGKPLKSPVQMLGWIASVGKWALLNLGKTRRSLPSGSIVVVHGDTMTTVLGTFIGRFLRLPVAHVEAGLRSGNWRHPFPEELDRRIVGRFASIHYAPDDESARNLAGRRNVVITHGNTAKDAVRDAAGAEALDADRYGLVLLHRFEFISNAALVRETLRTLEASSPVSMRLIVDSYSRDAIEATIAELGLVKFVVQAKLEHAAFVALMRGARFIVTDSGGIQQEAAVFGVPTLVHRKVSESREGIGSSAVLSRWDANAVADFLRNFEEYRVVDVDAGESPADIIVEDLSNRGYLG; via the coding sequence ATGATCATTTTCATCTACGGAACGACCGCCGAGGCAATCAAGATTGCGCCCGTGATGCGCCGATTGGCTGCGCGTGGGGCGGCCTTTGAGCAGTGGGTAACCCAGCAGCACACCGAAGCGTTACGCCGGGCCATCCCCGAACTCGGGCTGCCCGAGCCTGACCGCGTGATCGCGAACGGGTGGCGCGGAAAGCCCCTCAAATCGCCCGTCCAGATGCTGGGGTGGATCGCGTCGGTCGGGAAGTGGGCACTTCTGAATCTTGGGAAGACTCGTCGTTCGCTGCCCTCGGGGTCGATCGTCGTCGTTCACGGTGACACGATGACGACGGTGCTGGGTACATTCATCGGGCGGTTCCTACGTCTTCCTGTCGCGCACGTCGAAGCCGGCCTTCGATCTGGTAACTGGCGACACCCTTTCCCTGAGGAACTCGATCGGCGCATCGTGGGTCGCTTCGCCAGCATCCATTACGCACCGGACGATGAGTCCGCGCGCAACCTTGCCGGTCGACGCAACGTCGTCATCACCCACGGCAACACGGCAAAGGATGCCGTCCGTGATGCGGCAGGTGCAGAGGCCCTGGACGCTGATCGCTATGGCCTGGTCCTTCTCCACCGTTTCGAGTTCATCTCCAACGCCGCGCTGGTGCGTGAGACCCTTCGAACGCTGGAGGCGAGCAGCCCGGTGAGCATGCGTCTCATCGTCGATTCCTATTCTCGGGACGCCATTGAGGCGACGATCGCAGAGCTCGGACTTGTGAAGTTCGTCGTCCAGGCGAAACTGGAGCACGCTGCATTCGTTGCGCTCATGCGGGGAGCTCGCTTCATCGTGACGGACTCCGGGGGCATCCAGCAGGAGGCAGCGGTCTTCGGAGTGCCCACGCTGGTGCACCGGAAGGTGAGCGAAAGTCGAGAAGGGATCGGGTCCAGCGCGGTGCTCTCTCGTTGGGATGCGAACGCGGTCGCGGACTTCCTGAGGAACTTCGAAGAATATCGAGTGGTCGATGTCGACGCGGGCGAATCGCCGGCCGACATCATCGTCGAGGATCTCTCGAACCGCGGCTATCTCGGCTGA
- a CDS encoding DegT/DnrJ/EryC1/StrS family aminotransferase, whose product MEFIPAAKPIIGAEEREAVDRVLRGGMVAQGPEVAQFEEEFSAHFVLDRPTVAVNSGTAGLHLGLLAAGIGPGDEVIVPSFTFAATGNSVVLAGATPVFADIDSSTYTLDPAAVEAAVTPRTRAIMPVHLYGHPARMAEIVTLARQHDLLVIEDSAQAHGAAVNGRPVGTLGDVAMFSLYPTKNMTSGEGGMVVARDTEVARTVRLLRNQGMEKQYENEIVGFNARMTDIHAAIGRVQLTKVDGWTEIRRAHAAFLDQNLRGVGLPTVREDSSHVYHQYTVRIPAGRDRFALALREEFNIGSGVYYPIPNHRLPSLAKYARELHLPETERAAREVLSLPVHPSLSDSDLDRIVSAVNYLANGTR is encoded by the coding sequence ATGGAGTTCATTCCCGCGGCGAAGCCGATCATCGGGGCCGAGGAGCGAGAGGCAGTCGACCGAGTCCTACGTGGCGGGATGGTGGCGCAAGGACCGGAGGTTGCACAGTTCGAGGAAGAGTTCTCGGCGCATTTTGTACTGGACAGGCCCACAGTGGCGGTCAACTCGGGTACTGCGGGCCTCCACCTCGGTCTGCTCGCGGCTGGGATCGGCCCGGGCGACGAGGTCATCGTCCCGTCGTTCACTTTCGCGGCGACCGGCAACAGCGTCGTGCTGGCCGGAGCGACCCCCGTCTTCGCTGACATTGACTCCTCCACCTACACGCTCGATCCCGCCGCGGTGGAGGCGGCGGTCACGCCGCGCACACGAGCGATCATGCCGGTCCACCTCTACGGTCACCCCGCGCGGATGGCAGAGATCGTTACGCTCGCAAGGCAGCACGACCTGCTCGTGATCGAGGACTCAGCTCAGGCGCACGGCGCGGCCGTGAATGGTCGTCCTGTCGGGACCCTCGGCGATGTCGCCATGTTCTCGCTCTATCCGACGAAGAACATGACCAGTGGCGAAGGAGGGATGGTGGTCGCGAGGGACACGGAAGTGGCTCGCACCGTTCGCTTACTCCGGAACCAAGGCATGGAGAAGCAATACGAGAATGAGATCGTCGGGTTCAATGCGCGTATGACCGACATCCACGCGGCGATCGGTCGTGTCCAACTGACGAAAGTGGACGGATGGACTGAGATTCGACGTGCTCATGCCGCGTTCCTCGACCAGAACCTGCGCGGAGTGGGGCTTCCTACGGTCCGCGAGGATTCGAGCCATGTCTATCACCAGTACACCGTCCGCATCCCGGCGGGGCGGGACCGGTTCGCTCTAGCACTGCGCGAGGAGTTCAACATCGGCAGCGGGGTTTATTACCCGATTCCCAATCATCGGTTGCCGTCACTTGCTAAGTATGCTCGAGAGCTTCACCTCCCGGAGACCGAGCGGGCGGCACGAGAGGTCCTGTCGCTGCCAGTCCACCCCTCCCTCTCGGACAGCGATCTCGATCGCATTGTGAGTGCAGTCAACTACCTCGCGAATGGCACGCGGTGA
- a CDS encoding acyltransferase: MTGHPDSSLSPERRRAHIEDSANVSESADVGEGAVVWHLAQVREEARIGCDVIIGRGAYIGSGVSVGDRCKIQNYALVYEPAVIEDGVFIGPAVVLTNDAFPRAVSPVGELKSASDWQAVGVTIRRGASIGANATCVAPLEIGEWATVAAGAVVTRDVPPYALVAGIPARRIGWVGPAGVPLKNDGGCAWSCPVTGDRFAEREGVLIMEDK, from the coding sequence GTGACCGGTCATCCTGATAGTTCGTTGTCCCCTGAACGTCGGCGGGCGCATATAGAAGACAGCGCGAACGTCAGCGAGTCGGCCGACGTCGGTGAAGGGGCGGTTGTCTGGCACCTCGCGCAGGTCCGAGAAGAAGCGCGCATCGGGTGCGACGTGATCATCGGTCGGGGCGCGTACATCGGCTCCGGAGTGTCTGTCGGTGATCGCTGCAAGATTCAGAATTATGCGCTCGTGTATGAGCCGGCGGTGATCGAGGATGGCGTGTTCATCGGTCCTGCGGTCGTCCTCACAAACGACGCGTTCCCGCGCGCGGTTTCACCGGTCGGGGAGCTCAAGAGTGCATCTGATTGGCAAGCCGTCGGTGTGACCATTCGTCGTGGTGCGTCGATCGGTGCCAACGCTACTTGCGTGGCGCCTCTTGAGATCGGTGAGTGGGCGACAGTTGCAGCGGGCGCAGTCGTCACGCGGGATGTGCCTCCGTACGCGCTCGTTGCGGGCATCCCGGCTCGCCGAATCGGATGGGTCGGGCCGGCCGGGGTGCCGCTGAAGAACGACGGTGGATGCGCCTGGTCATGCCCAGTCACGGGCGACCGCTTCGCGGAACGCGAAGGCGTGCTGATTATGGAGGACAAGTGA
- a CDS encoding glycosyltransferase family 2 protein: MQSGLWKASRLTAISVVMPAFNSARWLASTIASLAEAARRVEVPIELVVVDDGSTDDTLAVLDSIRGGFPGTLRVVSQKNLGRFRARLAGLEAASNDHILLMDSRVLIEPHALGYLVRQSGRADAPTAWNGHVPTVDDAPLIGRFWEVPVQIFWRRYLRRPRPFDLTTETFDQAPKGTGLFFAPRDLLRDVFREAAPEGDAHLMSDDTRILRAIAQRTPIRLDPGFAGWYRPRTTYRAFISHTYQRGTLFVDSYAGTGTARSAALLIAAAAPGVVVAVIVGLLVSRRAGVAIGVGLAGVALAALPSAVALRLGVAPRAALAYLLHLPSFVVPFWGGLVRGIVVHRRAFLRRNDAIDPRSQENS; this comes from the coding sequence GTGCAGTCTGGACTTTGGAAGGCCTCGCGGTTGACCGCCATCTCGGTCGTGATGCCCGCGTTCAACTCTGCACGATGGCTCGCGTCAACCATCGCGTCGCTCGCCGAGGCGGCTCGACGCGTCGAGGTTCCCATCGAACTGGTGGTTGTCGACGACGGATCAACGGATGACACGCTCGCTGTGCTGGACAGTATCCGCGGTGGCTTTCCCGGCACCTTGCGAGTTGTGTCTCAGAAGAACCTCGGCCGCTTCCGCGCCCGCCTGGCCGGTCTCGAGGCTGCGTCCAATGACCACATTCTCCTCATGGACTCACGCGTCCTCATTGAACCGCACGCGCTCGGCTATCTCGTTCGGCAGAGCGGACGAGCCGATGCTCCGACCGCATGGAACGGTCACGTACCCACTGTCGATGACGCCCCCCTCATCGGGCGTTTCTGGGAGGTTCCCGTCCAGATCTTCTGGCGGCGATACCTCCGACGTCCCCGTCCCTTCGATCTGACGACGGAGACCTTCGATCAAGCCCCCAAGGGCACGGGCCTTTTCTTCGCGCCTCGCGATCTGCTACGGGACGTGTTTCGCGAAGCCGCGCCGGAGGGAGACGCGCATCTGATGTCCGACGACACGCGGATCCTGCGTGCCATAGCGCAACGGACTCCGATTCGTCTCGACCCCGGCTTTGCCGGTTGGTACCGGCCTCGGACGACGTACAGGGCGTTCATCTCACACACCTATCAGCGCGGCACACTCTTCGTAGACAGCTACGCAGGTACTGGGACGGCGCGTTCCGCGGCACTGCTCATCGCGGCCGCGGCACCGGGTGTAGTCGTAGCGGTGATCGTCGGACTTCTCGTCTCCCGTCGAGCCGGCGTGGCTATCGGTGTGGGGCTTGCCGGAGTCGCCCTAGCCGCCCTCCCCTCGGCCGTGGCCCTACGGCTAGGGGTCGCGCCGCGGGCAGCACTTGCGTACCTCCTGCACCTCCCGTCGTTCGTCGTTCCGTTTTGGGGCGGACTCGTGCGGGGCATCGTCGTGCATCGACGTGCGTTCCTACGACGTAACGACGCGATCGACCCTCGCTCTCAGGAGAACTCATGA
- a CDS encoding lipopolysaccharide biosynthesis protein has protein sequence MSDVPPAEASGPRRLSGVLFHARAHARGLASVAAASGIGILATFGFQLLSARYLAPADFGLFAAFLVIVNVAAVGSAAIQNHVTVNTARLSRDAETHPSAGRRGWPKDAVLLGTAAAIGVAAVSPLLAHNLDTTAPIVIAAACTIPLSLVFADSLGLLQGSGRVGAAVWWSTSSQVIRIVLLLAAIGIGAGLAGVVGSVVAAVAATTVGALLHTRRIRRPRASVFSGTGLAIVALTVGFAWLTSADVLFVRATAHPQDAGAYAAATVLVKAGLLLPATLSFYLLPRFVRNSGDAALTRTGVLATLAISLGTSIAMIVVFIAAGGWIVGLLYDDEYARTSEFLVAASIAYAPWIAAQGLMVKMTASASRPAVAVVWMAVLAQGIAFPLILPDIFAMLWMMGAIGAIALVAFMLIEWFGPTTGQLRSRTRAKVFSRDSRGSRDPRR, from the coding sequence ATGTCAGACGTTCCCCCGGCAGAAGCCAGCGGTCCCCGGCGGCTGTCAGGGGTGTTGTTCCATGCTCGCGCACACGCGCGAGGTCTTGCGTCGGTGGCCGCGGCAAGCGGGATCGGCATCCTTGCCACCTTCGGGTTCCAACTGCTCAGCGCCCGCTACCTTGCGCCAGCGGACTTCGGACTGTTTGCGGCGTTCCTTGTCATTGTGAATGTTGCAGCAGTCGGCAGCGCAGCCATCCAAAACCACGTCACGGTCAACACTGCTCGATTGAGCCGGGACGCCGAGACGCATCCTTCGGCGGGCCGTCGTGGATGGCCGAAAGACGCGGTGCTGTTGGGCACCGCCGCCGCCATCGGCGTTGCAGCAGTCTCGCCCCTGCTCGCGCACAACCTCGACACCACAGCCCCCATCGTCATCGCTGCCGCCTGCACGATACCGCTCAGCCTCGTCTTCGCGGACTCACTCGGCCTTCTCCAGGGATCGGGACGGGTGGGCGCCGCTGTCTGGTGGTCGACCTCGTCACAAGTGATCCGCATCGTGCTGCTCCTCGCCGCCATCGGAATCGGGGCCGGCCTGGCTGGTGTTGTCGGTTCCGTCGTGGCCGCGGTGGCCGCCACGACAGTTGGTGCGCTACTCCACACGCGACGGATCCGGAGGCCACGCGCGAGCGTCTTCAGCGGCACGGGCTTGGCGATCGTCGCGCTCACAGTCGGCTTCGCCTGGCTCACCAGCGCTGATGTTTTGTTCGTCCGGGCGACCGCGCACCCCCAGGATGCCGGCGCCTACGCTGCTGCCACCGTTCTCGTCAAAGCCGGACTCCTCCTTCCCGCGACGCTGTCGTTCTACCTCCTTCCTCGGTTCGTGCGCAATAGCGGAGACGCCGCGCTCACCCGGACCGGCGTCCTCGCCACCCTGGCCATATCACTCGGCACAAGCATCGCCATGATCGTGGTTTTCATCGCCGCCGGGGGCTGGATCGTCGGTCTTCTCTACGACGACGAGTACGCTCGGACGAGCGAGTTTCTCGTTGCCGCCTCCATCGCTTACGCGCCGTGGATAGCCGCGCAAGGATTGATGGTCAAAATGACAGCATCGGCTTCGCGGCCAGCGGTCGCTGTCGTTTGGATGGCGGTCCTGGCTCAGGGGATAGCGTTCCCGCTGATCCTCCCTGACATCTTCGCGATGCTGTGGATGATGGGCGCGATCGGCGCCATTGCCCTCGTTGCGTTCATGCTGATCGAGTGGTTCGGCCCGACCACCGGCCAGTTGCGGTCGAGGACACGAGCGAAAGTGTTCAGCCGAGATAGCCGCGGTTCGAGAGATCCTCGACGATGA
- a CDS encoding Gfo/Idh/MocA family protein: MRSLRAGLLGLGMMGRHHARLLRDIDGIELVAVADPGGDPHRVAQGLPILDDVRALINAGIDIAVVAIPTRFHAEAAIALAEADVHTLVEKPIADDSQSGRAVGEAFRTRGLVGAVGHVERFNPALQQLRMRLAAGDAGSVYQVATRRQSTFPARIGDVGVAKDLGTHDVDLTAWITQSTYDTISAQTTFKSGRQHEDMIAMTGRLRTGTIVSHLINWLSPMKERITVVTGERGTFIADTATGDLTFFANGTEALEWESVSTFRGVSEGDITRFAFAKKEPLRAELEAFRDAVRGEPSDLSSMDEALHTLEVVQAALSSAADGGAVRHLAVS; the protein is encoded by the coding sequence ATGAGGTCTCTACGCGCAGGACTCCTCGGGCTGGGCATGATGGGTCGACACCATGCTCGTCTGCTTCGCGATATCGACGGGATCGAACTCGTCGCGGTCGCGGACCCCGGGGGCGACCCCCATCGCGTCGCGCAGGGGCTCCCCATCCTGGACGACGTCCGAGCTCTCATCAATGCCGGCATCGACATTGCTGTCGTGGCAATTCCCACTCGCTTCCATGCCGAAGCGGCGATCGCGCTTGCCGAGGCTGACGTCCACACCCTCGTCGAGAAGCCGATCGCGGACGACTCTCAATCGGGGCGAGCCGTCGGCGAGGCGTTCCGGACCCGCGGACTTGTCGGGGCCGTCGGGCACGTAGAACGCTTCAACCCGGCGCTCCAGCAGCTGCGAATGAGGTTGGCAGCGGGCGACGCCGGCTCTGTCTACCAGGTGGCAACCCGTCGGCAGAGCACCTTCCCAGCGCGGATCGGCGACGTTGGGGTAGCGAAAGACCTCGGGACGCACGACGTGGACCTGACAGCATGGATCACGCAATCGACATACGACACGATCTCTGCCCAGACGACGTTCAAAAGCGGGCGGCAGCATGAAGACATGATCGCCATGACCGGGAGGTTGCGAACCGGCACCATCGTCAGCCACCTCATCAACTGGCTCAGCCCGATGAAGGAGCGCATCACGGTCGTCACCGGCGAGCGAGGGACGTTCATCGCCGACACCGCCACAGGGGATCTGACGTTCTTTGCGAACGGCACGGAGGCTCTTGAATGGGAGTCCGTGTCGACTTTTCGAGGCGTATCGGAAGGTGACATCACACGATTTGCCTTCGCGAAGAAGGAGCCTTTACGCGCTGAACTCGAAGCGTTCCGTGACGCCGTCCGAGGCGAACCGAGCGATTTGTCCTCGATGGACGAAGCGTTGCATACGCTGGAGGTCGTACAAGCCGCCCTCTCGTCCGCGGCCGACGGTGGAGCTGTGCGTCACCTTGCAGTCAGCTGA